A region of Spongiibacter tropicus DSM 19543 DNA encodes the following proteins:
- a CDS encoding OmpA family protein → MNNRLLTYLLLVLMVASVRAHAQLISVDVLGVGVDTNIPGAATGGDDDLSALSLDALNDDSIFGSGLSGQDILLLGAPAEPLGNAPGSDSALAPLLNNIGGDSPVIEFLQETAGGEDITPEILTIDLSGEDESGLSADASSDRLREQGQRESAQMQASSARQCEDADGDSVCDDVDSCLQSPKGAVVLPSGCHFDGRQALELRGVSFATGTALLDTASGAVLRQAARILKSAANVPLSIEVAGYTDDRGDEESNMRLSV, encoded by the coding sequence TTGAATAACCGGCTACTGACATATCTGCTGTTGGTCCTGATGGTGGCATCCGTCAGGGCGCATGCGCAGCTGATCTCTGTCGATGTGCTGGGGGTTGGCGTCGATACCAATATCCCAGGTGCGGCCACCGGCGGTGATGATGATTTGTCGGCGCTGTCACTGGATGCCCTGAACGACGATAGTATTTTTGGCAGCGGCCTCTCGGGGCAGGACATCCTGTTGCTGGGGGCTCCTGCTGAACCCTTGGGAAATGCGCCGGGCTCTGACAGCGCACTGGCGCCGTTGCTCAACAATATCGGCGGCGATAGTCCGGTTATCGAGTTCCTACAGGAGACGGCGGGCGGAGAAGATATCACGCCAGAAATCCTCACTATCGACCTTTCCGGCGAAGATGAGAGTGGACTGTCAGCGGACGCGTCGTCGGATCGGCTCAGGGAACAGGGGCAGCGCGAGTCTGCTCAAATGCAAGCGAGTAGCGCCCGACAGTGCGAGGATGCTGATGGAGACAGTGTTTGTGATGACGTAGATAGCTGTCTGCAATCCCCCAAGGGCGCGGTAGTGTTGCCCAGTGGCTGCCATTTTGATGGTCGTCAGGCGCTGGAGTTAAGAGGCGTCAGCTTTGCGACGGGTACCGCCTTGCTGGATACCGCTTCTGGCGCGGTTTTGCGCCAGGCTGCCAGAATTCTCAAATCTGCCGCCAATGTTCCTTTGAGTATCGAAGTCGCCGGTTATACCGATGATCGGGGCGATGAAGAGAGTAATATGCGGCTCTCTGTTTAG
- a CDS encoding ShlB/FhaC/HecB family hemolysin secretion/activation protein has translation MAIDLPPVIPPQAWTAERVEHAAAKLPVAMYEVGGYSLHITGNRHLSADQLDLLMRNAKTPAQAINAINQAYYQLGHLLTTVYFAQRGDVIYAHVVHGRLADVKAPDSIRGYFSGLIGDDDLRRREFDAQRVLANLKSDRAGMDYSVSYQVGKDPSALTLVLNEQSQQDYDPTEFSFAANNYGNRFLGRYFAGGSVTHNFRNGLEAQFSYDRALTEFGEVNGGDFYDGYTFRLNSPSPWGLYGFEARRVDYARFVDARVQSPDDPLFTLDACALQALCSILGIDDGLIVVGGGTSIEDRRLALEAETTVLALTGEQVLLSDALYRLTFTQRLEDVDSRIDVKRGQNLLDEPQQSLELGLKYNQLMRLWGLPSKLAVQGFVDLGFKSDSGTLGTDDTEGSVNLGRRSSEFTIFKPRLSFQTSLTERVELTLSYSGQYSDNTQLPLQQQYFLGGNNGLSAYMPGVLVGDSGHYAKATLAAVELPIAGLRFTPAFYVERGEAWFENASGADGDTRMLSDIGVSFRFSYQELMETELVIARPLSDQNIDEEVREAAEADFFWRLRVNF, from the coding sequence ATGGCTATTGATTTACCACCAGTGATCCCTCCTCAGGCATGGACTGCTGAGCGTGTAGAGCACGCCGCAGCCAAGCTACCTGTGGCGATGTACGAGGTAGGTGGCTACTCCCTTCATATCACTGGTAATCGCCATTTGAGTGCTGACCAGCTCGACCTGCTGATGCGTAACGCGAAGACCCCGGCACAGGCGATAAATGCCATTAATCAGGCTTACTATCAGTTGGGGCACCTGCTGACTACGGTTTATTTTGCGCAGCGTGGCGATGTGATTTATGCCCATGTCGTACATGGCCGCTTGGCGGATGTAAAAGCGCCTGATTCGATTCGGGGATATTTTAGCGGCTTGATCGGCGATGACGACCTGCGTCGCCGCGAATTCGATGCTCAGAGAGTATTGGCGAATTTGAAAAGCGATAGAGCGGGTATGGACTACAGCGTGAGTTATCAGGTGGGTAAAGACCCGAGCGCGCTGACGCTGGTGCTCAACGAGCAATCGCAGCAGGATTATGATCCGACCGAGTTCAGTTTTGCGGCGAATAACTACGGTAACCGGTTTTTAGGGCGTTATTTTGCCGGTGGCTCCGTGACACATAATTTTCGTAATGGTTTGGAGGCGCAGTTTTCCTACGATCGCGCGTTGACAGAGTTTGGTGAGGTCAATGGTGGTGATTTTTACGATGGGTATACGTTTCGCCTGAATAGCCCCAGCCCATGGGGGCTGTATGGGTTTGAGGCGCGGCGCGTGGATTATGCCCGTTTTGTCGATGCCCGTGTTCAGAGCCCAGACGATCCGCTGTTTACGCTGGATGCCTGCGCGCTGCAAGCATTGTGTTCGATTCTCGGGATTGATGACGGCCTGATTGTTGTTGGCGGCGGGACGAGCATTGAGGATCGACGGCTGGCTCTTGAGGCAGAGACGACGGTACTTGCGCTAACGGGTGAGCAGGTGCTTCTCAGTGATGCGCTTTATCGCCTGACATTTACGCAGCGACTCGAAGATGTTGATTCCCGTATTGATGTAAAGCGTGGGCAAAACTTGCTTGATGAGCCGCAGCAGAGTCTCGAGTTGGGACTGAAATACAATCAGCTCATGCGCTTGTGGGGCCTGCCCAGCAAACTGGCGGTGCAGGGGTTCGTTGATCTGGGCTTTAAGTCCGATTCCGGTACCTTGGGTACGGACGATACTGAGGGCTCGGTCAACTTGGGCCGGCGCAGCAGTGAATTCACTATCTTTAAGCCCCGCTTGTCGTTCCAGACGTCACTGACAGAGCGCGTCGAACTCACGCTCAGTTACAGCGGCCAGTACTCTGACAATACCCAGCTTCCCCTTCAGCAGCAGTATTTTCTCGGCGGTAATAATGGCTTGAGTGCCTATATGCCTGGTGTGCTGGTGGGTGACTCCGGACACTACGCCAAGGCCACGTTGGCGGCTGTCGAATTACCTATTGCAGGTCTGCGTTTCACGCCAGCGTTTTATGTTGAGCGTGGAGAAGCCTGGTTTGAGAATGCCAGCGGAGCCGACGGCGATACGCGAATGCTCAGCGATATCGGCGTGTCTTTTCGGTTCAGCTATCAAGAGCTGATGGAGACGGAATTGGTAATCGCGCGACCGCTATCGGATCAGAATATTGATGAGGAAGTGCGTGAGGCTGCTGAGGCCGATTTCTTCTGGCGATTGAGGGTTAACTTCTAG
- a CDS encoding ATP-binding protein — protein MPERPTRRSSISRRLLLAMSLSMPVLLGLTGLAIDRAYHSSLIKAEENRLKTQFFSLLGAVEWSGDRFDTSDRLKEPRFWQFRSGLYADIQGLDGALYWQSLSADTLQLPGIPSTEKGQRFGQDLFGESIIDQRAFLYYRYYALWETDNGRDIPIRFSIYASKQGMLNELRQFRRQLALWLSMVALLSLALVTGLQFWGLKPLRKLARELRHLEKGDTHQLSDDYPEELSGITQNLNQLLEKERRQRERYRNTLGDLAHSLKTPLAVLQNNQLDDESRREQLSRMDDIIRHQLRRAVSGSAGKLGPQIPLLPALERLRNTLMKVYHSKNLEIHLHIDGNPSVAVDEDDLLELLGNLLDNACKACQKRVTLSTSSAPGTEALQLCIDDDGAGLQPSEVEALLDRGRRGDQYGQGQGLGLAIVRDIADSCDIGLELVSREQAPGGRVRLTFPRR, from the coding sequence ATGCCTGAACGCCCCACGCGGCGCAGCTCTATCAGCCGCCGGCTCCTGCTGGCCATGAGTTTGAGCATGCCGGTACTTCTCGGCCTGACGGGGTTAGCTATCGACCGCGCCTATCACAGCAGTCTGATCAAGGCGGAAGAAAACCGGCTAAAAACACAGTTCTTTTCCCTGCTTGGCGCGGTTGAATGGAGTGGTGACCGTTTCGATACCAGCGACCGCTTGAAAGAACCGAGATTCTGGCAATTCCGGTCGGGACTGTATGCTGATATTCAGGGCTTGGATGGCGCACTTTACTGGCAATCCCTGAGCGCAGACACCCTTCAACTGCCGGGTATTCCCTCAACAGAAAAAGGACAACGCTTCGGACAAGATTTGTTCGGCGAGTCCATCATTGATCAGCGCGCCTTCCTCTACTACCGCTATTACGCCCTGTGGGAAACCGATAATGGCCGCGATATTCCCATCCGGTTTTCGATTTACGCCAGTAAGCAAGGCATGTTGAATGAACTGAGGCAGTTCCGCCGCCAACTCGCACTGTGGCTGAGCATGGTTGCGCTGCTGTCTCTTGCGCTGGTAACCGGGCTGCAATTCTGGGGCTTAAAACCCCTTCGGAAACTGGCTAGAGAGCTGCGACATCTGGAAAAAGGCGATACTCATCAACTCAGCGACGACTACCCTGAAGAACTTAGCGGGATTACGCAGAACCTTAACCAGTTACTCGAGAAAGAACGGCGACAACGGGAGCGGTATCGCAATACCCTGGGCGACCTCGCTCACAGTCTGAAAACGCCACTGGCCGTGCTTCAGAACAATCAGCTGGATGACGAAAGTCGACGGGAGCAATTGAGCCGCATGGACGATATTATTCGGCACCAACTACGTCGAGCAGTCAGTGGAAGCGCGGGAAAACTGGGGCCTCAAATACCCTTGCTGCCGGCGCTTGAGCGTCTCCGTAATACACTAATGAAGGTCTATCACAGCAAAAACCTTGAGATTCACCTGCATATCGACGGCAACCCCAGCGTTGCCGTCGACGAAGACGACTTGCTCGAGCTACTTGGCAACCTGTTAGATAACGCCTGCAAAGCTTGTCAAAAACGCGTCACGCTCTCGACATCATCAGCACCAGGCACGGAAGCACTGCAACTATGTATTGACGATGATGGCGCAGGATTGCAGCCCAGTGAAGTGGAAGCTCTGTTGGATCGCGGACGACGGGGAGATCAATATGGTCAAGGCCAGGGGTTGGGATTAGCTATTGTCCGCGATATCGCGGATAGCTGCGATATCGGGCTTGAACTCGTCAGCCGAGAACAGGCGCCCGGCGGCCGTGTGCGACTTACCTTTCCACGCCGCTGA
- a CDS encoding response regulator transcription factor, with protein MRVLIVEDEPLLQAQLLKYFTEAGFACDASSDGEEAAYLGEEMPYDLAVVDIGLPKRDGISVISQWRQQGIKFPVLVLTARDSWQDKVKGLESGADDYVAKPFQIEEVLARANALIRRSAGFASPQLAFGPVVIDTAAKSVSVDQRALELTTFEYNALEYLVMRSGQVVSKSDLTEHLYDQDFDRDSNVIEVFIARLRKKLDPEGSLKPITTLRGRGYRFELKETHA; from the coding sequence ATGCGTGTACTCATCGTGGAAGACGAACCACTCCTGCAGGCGCAACTCTTGAAGTATTTCACCGAAGCTGGGTTTGCCTGTGACGCCAGTTCAGACGGAGAGGAAGCCGCCTACCTCGGGGAAGAAATGCCCTATGACCTTGCGGTTGTCGATATCGGCCTACCCAAGCGGGACGGCATTAGCGTGATCAGTCAGTGGCGCCAACAAGGTATCAAATTCCCGGTACTGGTCCTCACCGCTCGCGACAGCTGGCAGGATAAAGTCAAAGGCTTGGAATCCGGCGCTGACGATTACGTAGCGAAACCCTTTCAAATCGAAGAAGTCCTTGCCCGCGCCAATGCCTTGATCAGGCGCTCAGCGGGATTCGCCAGCCCTCAGCTGGCATTCGGCCCCGTCGTTATCGACACCGCCGCGAAATCTGTCAGCGTCGACCAGCGAGCACTGGAATTAACCACATTTGAATACAATGCGCTTGAATACCTCGTCATGCGGAGTGGTCAGGTAGTATCGAAGTCGGACCTTACCGAGCACCTGTACGATCAGGACTTCGATCGAGACAGTAATGTTATCGAGGTCTTTATTGCTCGTTTGCGCAAAAAACTCGACCCCGAGGGCAGCCTCAAGCCAATCACAACCCTGCGCGGCCGCGGCTACCGTTTTGAGCTGAAGGAAACCCATGCCTGA
- a CDS encoding PepSY domain-containing protein — MARYFLFAALIFGIGTAPATSFAAGLLDRGGINLPRGNGALGSPSLNGQLEHQRLQPQLTARDAIAIAERRYGGRAVGAKKIGNAYKVRILQDDGKIKNVIIDGK, encoded by the coding sequence ATGGCCCGTTATTTTTTATTCGCCGCATTGATATTTGGCATCGGCACAGCGCCGGCCACGAGCTTTGCCGCAGGTTTGCTCGACCGCGGCGGCATCAACCTGCCCAGAGGCAATGGTGCTCTGGGCTCGCCCTCTCTAAACGGCCAGCTGGAACATCAGCGCCTGCAGCCTCAGTTGACAGCCCGGGACGCCATCGCCATTGCCGAACGCCGCTATGGCGGCCGTGCTGTGGGCGCGAAGAAGATCGGTAATGCCTACAAAGTGCGTATTCTCCAAGACGATGGAAAAATAAAAAACGTCATTATTGACGGCAAATAG
- a CDS encoding glutathione S-transferase family protein, translated as MKLYTYDPAPNPRRVALLLKYKGVELDAEQVDLTKGQQMSAEFSAINPQWTVPALQLDNGEVLSDVIAICYYLDSLYPEKSVFGKDALECAKVIAFCQRLYVDGLAAVAEVLRNGNPVFKDRALPGALNVPQIPELVDRGHLRLDAFYQSMNEVVSGREFVVGEQLSQADIDLYVVLGFCGWVKRSIPEDCEALVQWFADMKKRFGE; from the coding sequence GTGAAGCTTTACACCTATGACCCTGCACCCAATCCGCGCCGTGTCGCGCTGCTACTTAAATACAAAGGCGTTGAATTAGACGCCGAGCAGGTGGACCTTACGAAAGGTCAGCAAATGAGCGCGGAGTTCTCAGCAATTAATCCGCAGTGGACGGTGCCCGCGTTGCAGCTGGATAACGGCGAGGTGCTGAGCGACGTGATCGCTATTTGCTATTACCTCGATTCCCTGTATCCCGAAAAGTCGGTTTTTGGCAAGGATGCATTGGAATGTGCAAAAGTCATTGCCTTCTGTCAGCGGCTGTATGTGGACGGCTTGGCTGCCGTGGCTGAAGTCCTGCGTAACGGGAATCCGGTATTCAAAGATCGCGCGTTACCCGGCGCGCTGAATGTGCCTCAAATCCCTGAGCTGGTTGACCGAGGGCACCTGCGTTTGGACGCGTTCTATCAATCGATGAACGAGGTTGTTTCCGGACGGGAATTCGTCGTCGGAGAGCAACTGAGTCAGGCAGATATTGACCTCTATGTCGTGCTGGGTTTCTGCGGCTGGGTAAAACGCAGCATTCCGGAAGATTGCGAAGCGCTGGTTCAATGGTTTGCCGACATGAAAAAGCGCTTCGGTGAGTGA
- a CDS encoding DUF3604 domain-containing protein, which translates to MSVIGAQVRATGALLFACAVGCLFSPPLLASDDTCPEWTDERQLFFGDLHVHTKYSLDASTQGTRTGPADAYRFARGESIPLQPWLENGEALRQLKLERPLDFAAVTDHAELLGEREICNSPDDEGYGSWQCKLYRHWPRGAFFLFNTQAARAVRMGFCGEDGEYCRQAAMRPWQDIQLSAEAANDRCAFTSFVAYEWTGAAENLANLHRNIIFRNAQVPRLPFSFIDAPSAPALWDGLDARCGPGTDLPACQALVIPHNSNLSDGYMFVLDEVNTELGTRRAEQRSRLERLVEIMQHKGASECFFDPLNTQDELCAFEQLPYGSFRSKFVGKISSRLSEPAQSDAGFLRDVLSDGLAYAQQDKENTNPYTLGVIASTDTHISAPGAVSEDNFPGHGGAGQPAGQELPPGLPDDLEFNPGGLAAVWAEENSRESIFAALERREVYATSGPRIGLRVFAGADMPQNLCESDEFARQADQHGVPMGSELTLEKDGAPVFAILAAMDVGTANSPGLPLQKVQLIKGQLGADGQRKESVVDIVDSGIAASVDPLSCQLEGSGAAQLCQVWRDPDYDPQSRSYYYARVLEVPRCRWSQQICVAQGVDCSKPETIQAGYEDCCRADHRPIIQERAWSSPIWVHQAKEEAE; encoded by the coding sequence ATGTCGGTGATAGGAGCCCAGGTGAGGGCCACTGGCGCGTTACTCTTTGCATGTGCGGTTGGGTGCTTGTTTTCGCCGCCGCTGCTTGCCAGTGACGATACTTGCCCCGAATGGACCGATGAGCGCCAACTCTTCTTTGGCGATTTACATGTACACACAAAGTACTCACTCGATGCGAGTACACAGGGAACGCGAACGGGGCCGGCTGATGCGTACCGCTTTGCTCGTGGAGAGAGCATTCCTCTGCAGCCCTGGCTGGAGAATGGCGAGGCGCTGCGTCAGCTGAAACTTGAGCGGCCACTGGATTTTGCGGCGGTGACCGATCATGCAGAGCTGCTGGGAGAACGTGAAATCTGCAACAGCCCGGATGACGAGGGCTATGGAAGCTGGCAGTGCAAGTTGTATCGTCACTGGCCCAGAGGGGCTTTTTTCCTGTTCAATACGCAAGCGGCCAGAGCCGTTCGCATGGGTTTTTGCGGCGAGGACGGGGAGTATTGTCGTCAGGCCGCGATGCGTCCCTGGCAAGATATCCAATTATCAGCTGAAGCCGCGAATGACCGTTGTGCATTCACCAGCTTTGTCGCTTACGAGTGGACTGGGGCGGCTGAAAACCTCGCTAACCTGCATCGCAACATCATCTTCCGTAACGCGCAGGTGCCGCGCTTGCCTTTTTCCTTTATCGATGCGCCTTCTGCACCGGCCTTGTGGGACGGGCTTGATGCGCGCTGCGGTCCCGGCACGGATTTGCCCGCCTGCCAGGCACTGGTTATTCCTCATAACAGCAACCTCAGTGATGGCTATATGTTCGTGCTGGATGAGGTCAATACTGAGTTGGGCACTCGTCGGGCGGAGCAACGCTCACGGCTAGAGCGTCTTGTTGAAATCATGCAGCACAAAGGCGCCTCAGAATGTTTTTTTGATCCGCTCAATACGCAGGATGAGCTGTGCGCCTTTGAGCAATTGCCTTACGGCAGCTTTCGTAGCAAGTTTGTCGGCAAAATATCCAGCCGATTGAGTGAACCCGCGCAGAGCGATGCGGGATTCCTGCGAGACGTGCTGAGCGATGGCCTGGCCTATGCACAACAAGACAAGGAAAATACAAACCCTTACACCCTCGGTGTTATCGCAAGTACCGATACACACATCTCCGCGCCCGGCGCCGTGAGCGAGGATAATTTTCCGGGGCATGGCGGCGCCGGCCAACCGGCAGGTCAGGAATTACCCCCCGGATTGCCCGACGACCTGGAGTTTAATCCTGGCGGCTTGGCGGCAGTCTGGGCGGAGGAAAACAGCAGGGAGTCGATTTTCGCTGCGCTTGAGCGGCGCGAGGTCTACGCCACCAGCGGGCCCCGTATTGGACTGCGGGTTTTTGCGGGAGCCGACATGCCACAGAACCTGTGTGAGTCAGACGAATTTGCGCGGCAGGCTGATCAGCACGGCGTACCGATGGGCAGTGAATTAACGTTGGAAAAGGACGGGGCTCCGGTTTTTGCGATACTTGCTGCGATGGATGTCGGGACCGCGAATTCGCCAGGGCTGCCACTGCAAAAAGTGCAGTTGATTAAAGGGCAGCTTGGCGCGGACGGGCAGCGTAAGGAATCCGTTGTGGATATCGTCGATTCTGGTATTGCGGCATCTGTCGATCCGCTCAGCTGCCAGCTTGAGGGTAGCGGCGCTGCGCAGCTCTGCCAGGTGTGGCGTGATCCCGACTACGATCCGCAAAGCCGCAGCTACTATTATGCCCGTGTCTTGGAGGTACCTCGTTGTCGCTGGAGCCAGCAGATCTGCGTGGCGCAGGGGGTGGATTGCAGTAAGCCTGAGACAATCCAGGCGGGCTATGAGGACTGCTGTCGCGCGGATCACCGACCGATTATTCAAGAGCGGGCATGGAGCTCTCCGATTTGGGTGCATCAGGCAAAAGAGGAGGCTGAGTGA
- a CDS encoding peptidylprolyl isomerase — MRRGLWRLAIFSGLAILLAAGVTRWETYQYRVLDCPSSVSVAERARQWRALYPSQPVDLYGVQQSLMDEDMLLKEALLLGIHREDVVIQQRLNRDMSFLKLEGQGLEKDSPLLEALILGDVVIRRRLLQRMEAMMTATAPEVSSAAIQNETWRVDFQQYLFRERSTAEQALANGEYSEAIPFLHGGALMGLDQARVDALFGDRTDMTLPSLPLRQWFGPVQSPYGWHVLRVVDRRKELIKVPSPPSEMSASALTRLRDKYRNLCHAT; from the coding sequence GTGAGGCGGGGGCTTTGGCGGCTGGCGATTTTTTCTGGTTTGGCAATATTGCTGGCAGCGGGCGTGACTCGCTGGGAAACCTACCAATATCGTGTGCTGGACTGCCCGTCGTCGGTCAGTGTGGCGGAGCGCGCTCGTCAGTGGCGAGCCCTGTATCCGTCGCAGCCGGTGGACCTTTACGGCGTGCAGCAAAGCCTGATGGACGAGGACATGTTGCTGAAAGAAGCGTTGCTGCTAGGTATTCACCGGGAGGACGTGGTGATTCAGCAACGCCTCAATCGGGACATGAGCTTCCTGAAGCTGGAGGGCCAGGGGCTGGAAAAGGATAGCCCATTGCTTGAGGCGCTTATTCTGGGTGATGTGGTCATCCGCCGGCGCTTACTGCAACGCATGGAGGCCATGATGACGGCGACAGCGCCTGAGGTTTCATCTGCTGCGATTCAAAATGAGACTTGGCGGGTCGATTTTCAGCAGTATTTGTTCCGGGAGAGGTCGACCGCCGAGCAGGCGCTCGCCAACGGCGAGTACAGTGAAGCCATACCCTTCCTCCACGGTGGCGCGCTGATGGGACTGGATCAAGCCAGGGTAGATGCCCTGTTTGGAGACCGTACCGATATGACACTGCCGTCTCTGCCTTTGAGGCAGTGGTTTGGGCCGGTTCAGTCGCCCTATGGTTGGCATGTGTTGCGGGTGGTCGATCGCCGTAAGGAGCTGATCAAGGTGCCATCGCCACCGTCAGAAATGTCGGCGTCAGCCCTGACGCGATTGCGGGATAAATACCGGAACCTCTGTCATGCCACGTAG
- a CDS encoding HupE/UreJ family protein translates to MPRSSVLSLLFLLSLLCTPAHAHKLAPALLELRSLPSGTIAVNWRLPADGSAALALSFSADCRRLGEGPPTRQGTALEWQFHVQCGSQPEVRVEGLSPSQSAVLLRWWPEEGDEQQLLLNSDEPGYVLESKDQKPHGVAQYLQWGISHILIGFDHLLFVLGLFLISEHWRQRLLWVTAFTLGHSLTLIAASTGLVSFDTGLVEVAIAASILVLALGINTRPSDVTRSGFALLVLGFGLLHGLGFASVLGELGLPLGQQLTALLLFNLGVEVGQLLFIAMLALVFGLIARIPVNGGETPLFAARLLSIYTMGGCAMYWMVSRAATSLW, encoded by the coding sequence ATGCCACGTAGCTCCGTGTTGTCGCTTCTGTTCCTACTCAGTCTGCTGTGTACCCCGGCACATGCCCATAAGCTGGCGCCAGCCCTGTTGGAGCTGCGGAGCCTGCCTTCGGGCACTATTGCGGTCAATTGGCGCTTGCCTGCGGATGGCAGTGCAGCGCTGGCGCTGAGCTTCTCGGCGGACTGCCGACGTTTGGGCGAAGGGCCGCCAACGCGTCAGGGCACGGCATTGGAATGGCAGTTTCATGTCCAGTGTGGCAGCCAACCGGAAGTGCGAGTCGAGGGCCTCAGCCCCTCACAAAGTGCGGTATTGCTGAGGTGGTGGCCGGAGGAGGGCGATGAGCAGCAGCTGCTGTTAAATAGCGATGAACCGGGATATGTACTCGAGAGCAAAGATCAGAAGCCTCATGGCGTTGCCCAATACCTGCAGTGGGGGATTAGCCACATTCTCATCGGTTTTGATCATCTGCTTTTCGTATTGGGGCTGTTTCTGATCTCCGAGCACTGGCGGCAGCGATTGCTTTGGGTCACCGCGTTTACCCTTGGACATAGCCTGACATTGATAGCCGCCAGCACGGGGCTGGTGTCGTTCGACACGGGTCTGGTGGAAGTCGCGATCGCCGCTTCGATACTGGTACTCGCACTGGGTATCAACACCAGGCCCAGCGATGTGACGCGTTCTGGATTTGCTTTATTGGTGTTGGGATTTGGCCTGCTGCATGGCCTCGGTTTCGCGTCTGTATTAGGGGAGCTGGGCTTGCCGCTGGGACAACAGCTGACCGCTCTGCTGCTGTTTAATCTTGGCGTGGAAGTGGGGCAGTTGCTGTTTATCGCCATGTTGGCGCTGGTGTTTGGTCTGATCGCCCGGATTCCGGTCAACGGTGGCGAGACGCCGCTGTTTGCGGCGCGTTTGCTGTCGATTTACACGATGGGCGGCTGCGCGATGTATTGGATGGTCTCCCGTGCAGCCACTAGCCTGTGGTAG
- a CDS encoding alpha/beta fold hydrolase, which translates to MRSELGAGAVCLNSETRGSGEPVVLLHGLFGSASNLLSLGRSLEAHYQVVRMDLRNHGKSPHCDYMDIPSMAKDVAVTMDELGIASASVLGHSLGGKVAMELAATQADRVSKLIVADIAPVSYGRGHDAIITALLAMDLRALRNREQADQLLQDAVPELGIRQFLLKNLMRDGDHWAWRMNLPVIADCYDLLRAAPDTGVYKAPALFIRGELSRYIKDENRVGIQRQFPDSRLETIAGTGHWLHVERPAEFNALVAGFLASGND; encoded by the coding sequence ATGAGAAGTGAACTGGGAGCAGGCGCGGTATGCCTGAACAGTGAGACGAGAGGTAGTGGTGAGCCGGTAGTATTACTGCACGGACTGTTTGGCTCAGCCAGCAATCTGCTCTCATTGGGACGCAGTCTGGAAGCGCACTATCAGGTAGTGCGTATGGACTTGCGCAACCATGGAAAATCTCCCCACTGCGACTACATGGATATCCCGTCGATGGCCAAAGACGTGGCGGTGACCATGGATGAGCTTGGCATCGCGTCGGCCTCGGTTCTGGGCCACTCCTTGGGCGGAAAGGTCGCAATGGAGCTGGCAGCAACGCAGGCCGACCGTGTCAGTAAGCTGATTGTCGCGGATATCGCTCCGGTGAGTTACGGCCGAGGCCACGACGCTATTATTACGGCGCTGCTGGCGATGGATTTGCGTGCCTTGCGCAACCGCGAACAGGCCGACCAACTTTTGCAGGATGCCGTGCCGGAGTTAGGCATTCGTCAGTTTTTGCTCAAGAACCTGATGCGCGATGGCGACCATTGGGCATGGCGGATGAATCTGCCAGTGATTGCCGATTGCTATGACCTGCTGCGGGCAGCACCCGATACAGGGGTATACAAGGCGCCAGCGTTGTTCATTCGCGGGGAATTGTCTCGCTATATCAAAGACGAAAATCGGGTGGGAATTCAACGTCAGTTCCCGGATAGTCGCTTGGAAACCATCGCCGGTACCGGGCACTGGCTTCATGTAGAGAGACCTGCGGAGTTCAACGCTCTGGTGGCTGGCTTTCTGGCGAGCGGCAATGATTGA